The window TCCAGGCTCCAGCCCTACATCTTTACACCCCaaagaaaaagcaaaaagaatgaaaggggagaaaaaaaaaaagaagaacgaATCAGAAGCTctgttctcaaaaaaaataaataaatcagaaGCTCACTATATAAGACAACCTTTTCCATCCTTTTAATCTTTTGACCTTTTTACATGTTTACATCTAGGTAACAACATCTAGAAGATACAAACATCCATGGAAAACTGCAGCCGCGATGTCCTAACTCCTAAGCATATTGTCAGAATCAGCCATTAACTGCTGCTAATTCCTGTTTGACAAGTGAGCCACCTGTCCCTCTCATCATTGCTTATGTCAGTCTCGTAATGAGATCTCGAACAGGTCGGAGTCGGCGTCCGGGtcgccggccgacgcgccgccgccgccgccgttctcctTCCTGCTCTTGCTCATCCGCGACGCCGTCTCCAGCCAGCCGGAGTCGACGCGGCCCATGGAGAAGAGGTCGCCGCTGTCGTCGAAGTCGAGGCCCAGCGaaccgccgctccggccgtcgtCCCCCGCCGACGCGGCGCGGAGGAAGCACGGGTTCGCCGTGCGCCGCGCGTTCGCCGGCGCGTACCGGAACTTGCCCTGCCCGAGGTTGACCAGCGCCATCACGTCGAAGCTGGAGGCGAGGACCGGGTACATCGGGGTGGAGAACGCGTCGGCGTTGCAGCTCACGGCGTGGACCAGCTGCCCGTCCACCGTGAAGAACACCTTCCGCTTCGCCGGCTCGAAGCCGCAGCCCACCACCTTGTCCACCCCCGCCCACGACGACTTCTCCGACTCGTACACCAGCTTCATCCCTGCCATCAAAATCCGCAGAATTTTCAGCTCAAGATTTCCACGGTTGCAACGCGAGAAAGAGAATTCTTGTTACCGTCGAGGTAGACCGCGCCGTTGGAGTGGAAGCCGATGGACGACGCGTACGTTCCGGCCAGCGAcggccgtggcggcgcggcggacgcggcggtggcgaggccgaACGACATGACCGTGTGCCGCTGCTTGTCGTGGTGATCGTCGACTTTCGTGGCGGCTCTGGTTTCTTGGACCGCGTTCTTGGCGTCCGGTGCAAAGCTGATGAGCTTGGCGCGGTCGCTCTCGCTGGAGCCGTCCCTGCCGCGGCGGCTCGCCCTCGACGCCgaccactccggccgccgcgtgTTGAGGTAGATGATGGTGATCTCGAAGTAGGCGTCCTGCGGGAacggcgcgccggcgaggggcgGGCCGGGCAGCGGCAGGCTCATCCTGGCGAGGCACAGGGCGCTGCTGTTCCCCGCCGCAtcgtggtcgccgccgcggagCGGGCTCGGGATGCTCCCGGGGAGCCACTTCTTGGTGGACGCcgagacggccgccgccgccgcggccaccaccgGGTTGAGCCGCACCGCCTGCATCCGCTCCGACGACCCCGCGGGCACCTCCCACGCGGTGTCCGCCATGTCGCGGCTGGTCCCGGAGTCGCAGGCGGGGCAGAGCCCCcacagcggcgacgacgacgccgacctcgtccgcggcggcgccacggcgaACACGAACTGCGCCCACCcgttctccgccgcctccgtcaccaGCCGCGGGTGGTCCGCCCACTGGAACGGCCCCTgctgcgcgccgccggcgccggcgccgccccggtgATGATGCCTCACATCGACATGCCCATGGTGGTGATGGTGCAACTGCTGGAACCGGAGCCCCGCGCGGCCACTCGTGGCGTTGTACCTGATATTCAGCTTCCCCAACCCGGGGCTCACCGCCGGatcccctcctccaccaccaccagccacACTCTCCGGCAGCTCAGGCTGCGCGTTCCGCGAcgacgagctccgccgccggtaAACAAGAACAGCCACCGCGACCAGCGCCGCGACCGGCAGGAACACGGACAAGAACAGCTTCAGCCACAGCGCCATACTCTCCTAATTAACCTCCTCGCACCTCTCACTCTCACACCACTCTACTCGATCAAATCATCCTGCGCCACCGGAGCTGAGTCGGCGAGGTGGGGCGAGGTCATGGACATGGTGGTCGTGCCTGGACTGATTCGTGTGACCTGTTGAGTTGTCGTGGGGGTTTGGTTTGGTGAGTGGTCTAGGAAGGCAGGCGCGGCAAGGGAGGAGGCTGACTGGCTCAACGGAagcaggcgaggaggaggaggaacgggAGGGCGGTTGGAGATGGAAAGGTTTTTAAGCCGCGGGAAAGCGGGGTGCATTTTTGGGGTGATTTCTCTGTGGGTGGGTAGCCCGTAGCCGACGGGAGGAGGGCTAATCTGCAACGGGTACATGGGCACGTCATAGGGTTGTTAGGTTAGTGACGTGATGTGAGAACGCCTTATGTTAATAACACAGGCGAAAGTGTTCCGCACCAAATCTCTGTTTCCTGAGTATGAACACTTTTCGGGCTCCAAATGGAGAAATGTTTTTGCGTTCCATTGGCTTTATAGCactcaataattaattaaacattTGTTAGCATACAGTTGTGAGACTAAACATTTATCAATAAGCGTAGCATATATATATCCACGATTCTATGATAGAGACGCCAATTGTAGTAAACCAGTAAATTTAGtacatatttgtatttttaattttaatatagTCGTCTTTGTCATTGTGTTGTTCTTAAACCATCGACTCGTTCAACTAGATATATTGGCTAAATAATAACACCTTCACACTTTTACGCCCCCACATTTTTTGTTGTTAGTATATTActtctgtgaaaaaaaaatgaaatgcatTGAAATTTTGTTTCGGCATATAAAAGTTAATGATCAGTATAACCTTGAATACGACGATTATAATCTTTTTAGACTAACGAGATTGATTGATAGGACAAGCCTAAGTGTTTTAAGACAATGGATAAATTGGTCATTGCTTTAATAGAAACTACAACTACTTATTACAAGCTAAACATAAGAGCCTTACTGAATGAATGATTGAATGAATgcaaaaatttaattttgaacgGAACATTTTGTTGTGGATAAGCTAGTAGTGTGTCCTTCTCTCACTTAGTGAATGTGGCTCACAACTTTGATATAAAATGCATTCCCAGAATTATGTATGAATATATGATACATTTTTTTAGAACTAATATATGATACTTGGAGTAGTCTAGTAGATGCAGCACTGCTCTCAACGAAATGTCACTATGTGGTATTTGTGACAATAAGTTGTAGTTGGTTAGTTACTATCACTTTCCCAATCACTATGATAAACTACATGACGTTACCAAATACGTGTAATGATGAAAGTATAAGTACACAATTGGTAGTTTTCGCTCACATctcttattttaaataaaataaacaattgAAACGCTCTAGTCACTCACATAtcttattttaagataaataaaCATATCAACATGCACTAGTCATCCGCATACCAGCTCATCTGTACTCCCTCCCATATTTGATTTTAAATATATGTTTGACAATTCATTTtacttaaaaattataaaaacattacTTGTTTTGTTGCGACTTTTACCATTAAAGGTGCTCTAAACATGTCTTATgttttatactaaatttttaataaaCGAACGATGGAAACATGAATAAAAGTAAATAatgtcatatatttaaaaatagatgtAATATTATTTTGCTGATTTCaccaatgtgaaaaaaaaactgtcccTAAGAATCGGTCAAGTTATGTAATTTGTGTAACCTCCCCCCTCCCTACAAAAGAAACTGATGGATGTTGGCAGTACTTCTTTTCAGCtgaaaatttttcaaaaaaaaaaaacttaagcgCGTAATTAATCTGCATAACGCATCCGTTAACCCTTTTTTCTTTGCAAAAGCTTCAGCTCTGACCTCACTCCTCACTAAGCCATCCCCTTGCAGTTTAATTTGGAGGTACAAAACGCCGGTGGACGTAAGCCGGATGGCACGCGAGAACAGACGTCAGATATATAccaaatcctatgaaaagtAATATGTTCTTTCTCCGATGCGTCGGTGTCGCGGCAAACGTCAGATGCCCGCATGATCATCCCCGGCCGTTCTGTTCACGATTTCTTCCACTTTTTTCTATTCCAACGGCTcgctaatctctctctctctctctcgttgatAGCAATCAACAGCACGTGATTTGGAAGGGGCTCACACGTGGGGAAGCATCGATCTGGGACGGTGTCATCAGGCGAGAGTCATATCCTGTTCGGTCTGTGCAGGAACGAGTTGAATTTGGTGCTTAGTATCTGTCTTAATCATGGAGCTATGCATCTTTTGTCAGCTCAACTTGGGTGCTTATTTTTAGTCCCATCATGAAAGTGTATTACTACTAGTTTCTTGTTATGGACAGCTTGTCCTACTTTTAAATCCATCTCGGCTCAAACAGAGAATATTGGCTTTGGACATAACCTTGATTTGGGCCTTGCAAAGGGAATGCATTTCGATTGGACCAATATAACTCAGTGAAGCAATTGACTAGGACGGTACAGGCCCAAAGACGAGGTGGAAACAGTACAAAAGGCATCAAAATGCCTGTGTCCACTTGCTTGGAGACTGGAGAGTGCTTTAACCTGAGAATTCTTTTTTGTGTGTGGAGAAAAACCTGATATTATGTAAATGGATATTACCTAGGGTAAGCCTCTCATTTGCATATTCATTCAGATTCAAAGCCAACAAACTAGAAAGATAGAATAGAATGATAGAACTCCAGCTCCTCGTTGGGTTCACGACTCTACCCACCCGCTAGAGAACTCTAGTTCAAGTCCTGGTGTCGATAATTATGACCGTGTGCATCTGTGATTAGTGTAGATGCTGGAATGTATAGAAAAAAATCTTATTAAATTCAACTAGCATTGTGGCCTGCGCAGATTGCGCGACtaacatcattatattttctctcatataatagcatatatgttttctcattatattatttaaatatattaaaatgacaacataattttaaattttaatatgtaatgttcctattgtattttatatacgtgttagttatgaattatttttaatatcaaattttagttatttgtaaattatatatattcctatatagactctagactcatcttttaatatatctttttaattttgaatttttattatttctaattgaatttctatgtggactctaaacttatctttcaatattctttaatttttaatttcaaattttaattacttctaaattgtattcctatactgactttaaactcttcttccgatgtttttcttaattttgaattttagttatttataaattgtatttttatacgaatCAAAacactacttttaattttattatgtttattccgaatttttgttagatttaaattcctatatggactctatactctacttctaatattccttattttttaattccgaatttctattttttttcttaattgtatttctatataaatctatactctacttctaatattctttatttttaattccgaatttctattttttttcttaattgtatttctatatggactttatactctacttctaatattccttatttttaattccaaatttcagttatttcctaattgtatttctatatggactctagtttcctctctaatattccttattttttaattccaaattttaacgatttctaaattgtatttctatatagactctagtctcctcttctaatattccttatcttttaattccgaatttcaactgtttctaaattgtatttctatatagattaGTCGATTAGTcgagctgttttaataatataatagatagatagatatatagataggcATTGCTGCATTCTTCACTCCTTGATCTAGGAAGTAGCTTAGAAACAAAAGAGAACAAAAACCTTGAAGAGAATTTTCTGAAAACATCAAGGGCGTACTGGCCCCAGCCCAGGTTGCTTCGGCCCAGCCCTGGACATGGTGGCTCCTTATCGGCTTCTTTCTTGGGCCATGTATATGGCGTCAGAACTCAGAAGTCGATTCCGCAACAGGAAGAACTCATCCCTCTGGTTCCTCTTCCCGCACACAAATTTCCCGTCGCCCGGGTGCAAAATCCCATAGCTGGCGGGGCAAAATTCACACTTCGTCTTGTAGCCGTGCGGTTTACTCTTATCTGTTGATAGAGTAGGAAAACAGAAGTCATAAATTAGGATCCTTGTTATGAGAGTAAAATCATTAGCAGCTGACATCAGAGAGTCGGCATAGCAGAGAGTGACATAAATTAGGCACCAAACCAACACACGATAAATGCAGTTTATGAAATTCAATAAATCCGTAACATGAGCCGTGACTTACCGATGATGGTGCAGGTCACAACGGTCGCAGAGTCGTAGTCGTCGTAGCGTAGCTCGGCGAAGAACTGCTTGTCGGGTGACTCGGGAGGAGCCCTGTTGCGCTTGTTGCGGGAGCGTCGCTTGCGGCCTCTTTTCACGTCGGATTCGTCATCatcggcagcagcagctgctgcttcaTCGGCTGGCTTCACCGGGCTGCTCCTCCTGCGAGCCAGGAAGCTGACATGAACCCAGAGCGCGCGTCTGAAGCTGACGGACGCATAACCCAGAGCCTTGACAGGTCGAACTCGGCGCCCTGGAAAAATGTTGCTACTATGTCAGTAACATGGTTTCGTTTAAGTACATTGCTAATCATCGGTTTTGCATCCATACATATTCAGTTGTTACTGCAGTTATGTACGTAGTGAGGTGCTTACAGGATTGTTAGCGTTGTAGTGATGGAGAGCGCGGTTGACATGGTCGACGATCAAGGAGAGTTCAGCTTGCCTGCAATTGCAAGTGCGGAATTATTGTTACCGCTACATATACTCCTCATCTTAAGAAAATGAAGAAATATGCTTCCTTCCAAAAAAAACCCTATCACTGCTCGATGCACTTATATTGTTAAATTCAAAAACAAAACGCAATTCGAAAAAGTATCCAACAAGAAATTAGTCCAGCAACGAGAGTAATTCTAAATTTTACGCAACCTTTCGTGTTGGTTGTAAggacatttttttttcgttcTCGTCTGTGTTCTTTTATTGGCCTAGGgtggtcggtcacgcttagcagCGGCCGATCcagtgctagccttctcccagATATGTGTGTTTGCGCTGTCGATATGTGGATGgtggtatatatttttttctttttcctggttatgACCTTCCAGTATTgtaatcttgtattttttttctgctctatcaatagaacttcgcaccgtctcgtgcgagttgttaaaagaaaaaaattacgcAACCTTAGATATTATGGTCTAATTAAGTTGTACAAAATCACAAAGGTTTTGGCATGTATCACATAACCCTGGGTTGGTATTATGGGCTATAAAGTTTCACGAAACTAAACTATttatcattttaactttgatcgGAGAAACACCTAGGGGTTtttcggctagctccacaaggtggtgggctaaacgacctgggttcgaagctttaccccttctaattatttgatattaggccCTTTcctaatatttattttaactTTGATCTACTACACGTTTGAGGTCTACAATCAACAATCACATATCAAATTTATGAGTTTTTTTATCTGTTGTATATAAATGTTACATCCATATAAGTAAAGCTTCTTAAAATTGTGATATAAAAGTATGTCAAATTTGTTAATGATGTGGTTGTGTCAAAatttatatagttttgtgagaCTACAATAGATTGGGTTTTATAAAatctattctctctctctctctctctctcttaaaaaAAGTTCTTTTCTATGACCATTATGCTGTGGCACACAACAATATATCGtgagaggatttttttttaatggaatcgTGAGAGGAATTGCAAGTTCAATTTTCCAAACGGCCCCGGCCCGAGCCAAACCGCTTGAGATCTAAACAATCAATCAACATAGGGAAAACTTGCAGATCGATCGTGACGAGCTAGCTGTAGACGATGATCAATGGAGGCGCAAACATGGCATGAGAATTGAGATCGAAGACGTACCGCCGTTCAGGGCATGGGACCCCGCCTCCCCTGCAGCGACGAATGTCGCAGCCGCAGCGGCGCAGCCGTTCCACCGCCTCGTCGATCAAACGCTGCCGCCGTACTAGCTCCCCGCGCGACAGGTTGAATAGAAAGGgcagcctcgtcgtcgtcgtcggcggcggcggcggatcagcGTCCTCCTCTCTCGCTTGTTGGGATCCCATGTCGCTGTGATCCAGCCAAGATCTAATGTTTTACaagaaattctcaaaaaaaaaaaaagagaaaagcttTACAAGGGAGGCTAAAGTAAATTCGGCCCATTTAAGTGT of the Oryza sativa Japonica Group chromosome 2, ASM3414082v1 genome contains:
- the LOC9266680 gene encoding uncharacterized protein, with the protein product MALWLKLFLSVFLPVAALVAVAVLVYRRRSSSSRNAQPELPESVAGGGGGGDPAVSPGLGKLNIRYNATSGRAGLRFQQLHHHHHGHVDVRHHHRGGAGAGGAQQGPFQWADHPRLVTEAAENGWAQFVFAVAPPRTRSASSSPLWGLCPACDSGTSRDMADTAWEVPAGSSERMQAVRLNPVVAAAAAAVSASTKKWLPGSIPSPLRGGDHDAAGNSSALCLARMSLPLPGPPLAGAPFPQDAYFEITIIYLNTRRPEWSASRASRRGRDGSSESDRAKLISFAPDAKNAVQETRAATKVDDHHDKQRHTVMSFGLATAASAAPPRPSLAGTYASSIGFHSNGAVYLDGMKLVYESEKSSWAGVDKVVGCGFEPAKRKVFFTVDGQLVHAVSCNADAFSTPMYPVLASSFDVMALVNLGQGKFRYAPANARRTANPCFLRAASAGDDGRSGGSLGLDFDDSGDLFSMGRVDSGWLETASRMSKSRKENGGGGGASAGDPDADSDLFEISLRD